A portion of the Candidatus Binataceae bacterium genome contains these proteins:
- a CDS encoding choice-of-anchor Q domain-containing protein gives MGQGTCRRILSQASIFTATVIGMIAVLAATANATSYTVTTTSDTSSSGQCTLRDAINAANGSVTSGSSCSAVNTGTDTIVFAGGVTGTIAIATNGTLPAIVSGETLTITGPTTAPGITIDGGMAVELMKVNQGATLNLQSLTLTNGSVTCSSEKCGVEGGSIDNFGILTITNGTLSSNQATCTSAGCLADGGAIFSAGPLTITNSTFSGNEANGESHGAGQGGAIYNASGQTMTITNATFSANVAAGDTALGGAINTEGGTVNLKGTILAASTPSNCSGSATTATYNIADDGTCFINSVDGNQVITPTSDIDLASTPAANGGPTFTLALTSTSSPAVNVVPPADCPATDQRGYIRPAPGQTNCDVGAFELNALPPVTVDCSKAAASTPNLTAISPFTFYPENVTGVTDSSGGGFSISITGVAQSAPIIDFPPLFCPNATVLGSTAFVRTTSPLGSSGMLYGIAFTATDKSSGTSCKGNVPVCVQGVLNHGKPCTGSATYNATSCR, from the coding sequence ATGGGTCAGGGAACCTGCCGACGAATCCTCAGCCAGGCGAGCATCTTCACGGCAACAGTCATCGGAATGATCGCAGTACTCGCGGCGACTGCAAATGCCACGAGCTACACGGTCACTACGACCTCCGATACCAGCTCGTCGGGACAATGCACCCTGCGTGACGCGATCAACGCGGCCAACGGCAGCGTGACATCGGGATCGAGTTGCTCGGCCGTAAACACCGGGACTGACACCATCGTCTTTGCTGGCGGCGTGACCGGTACCATCGCAATCGCCACGAACGGTACCTTGCCAGCCATCGTGAGCGGCGAGACGCTTACCATCACCGGCCCGACCACCGCGCCTGGAATTACGATCGATGGCGGCATGGCGGTGGAACTGATGAAGGTGAACCAGGGCGCTACGCTCAATTTGCAAAGTCTGACGCTGACCAACGGCAGCGTCACTTGCTCCAGCGAGAAGTGCGGCGTCGAGGGCGGTTCCATCGATAACTTTGGGATTCTCACGATCACCAACGGCACTCTTTCAAGTAACCAAGCCACCTGCACTAGCGCGGGCTGCCTAGCTGACGGAGGCGCAATCTTTAGTGCCGGACCGTTGACCATCACCAACAGCACATTTTCCGGCAACGAGGCGAACGGCGAATCTCATGGCGCAGGCCAAGGTGGTGCCATCTATAACGCCAGTGGCCAAACCATGACCATAACGAATGCAACATTTTCCGCCAACGTGGCAGCGGGCGACACCGCATTAGGGGGCGCAATTAACACTGAGGGCGGCACCGTCAACCTCAAGGGCACCATATTGGCGGCGAGCACTCCATCCAATTGTTCCGGTTCCGCGACAACAGCCACCTACAATATCGCCGATGACGGCACCTGCTTCATCAACAGCGTCGACGGCAACCAGGTCATAACCCCGACCAGCGACATTGACCTCGCTTCTACGCCCGCTGCCAACGGCGGCCCGACCTTTACGCTCGCACTGACTTCAACCAGCAGCCCTGCCGTAAATGTGGTACCACCCGCCGATTGCCCAGCTACAGATCAGCGCGGGTATATTCGTCCCGCGCCGGGCCAGACCAACTGTGACGTTGGCGCGTTTGAGTTGAACGCTCTGCCCCCGGTCACTGTTGATTGCAGCAAGGCTGCGGCGAGCACTCCGAATCTGACCGCAATCTCGCCGTTCACCTTCTACCCTGAGAACGTGACGGGCGTGACCGATTCGAGTGGCGGCGGATTCAGCATCAGCATCACCGGCGTCGCGCAGAGCGCGCCGATCATCGATTTCCCGCCGCTCTTCTGTCCCAACGCCACGGTCCTCGGCTCAACGGCATTCGTGCGTACTACGAGCCCGCTGGGCTCTAGCGGGATGCTCTACGGGATCGCATTTACCGCGACCGACAAGTCAAGCGGTACGAGTTGCAAGGGCAACGTTCCGGTCTGCGTGCAAGGTGTTCTCAATCACGGCAAACCCTGCACCGGCAGCGCGACCTACAACGCGACCAGTTGTCGCTAG
- the pgl gene encoding 6-phosphogluconolactonase, translating into MAEPKIIVLNDPPDLFVHAAEEIAHIAGEAVSLHGEFTICLSGGSTPAATYELLGTRFHYSVDWKEVQFFWGDERCVPPDSPESNYGMANRTLLGKLGLRPEQVHRMRGELEPEKGALEYEAEIKKSLSVAEGEFPRFDLVMLGLGDNRHTASLFPGAPEIHERKRLVVAVDVDAEPRKRLSFTPPVINNAQRVMFLAAGANKAEAVRDILEGPRDPDKYPAQIVSPTGGELFWFLDKAAASLLTKR; encoded by the coding sequence ATGGCCGAGCCGAAAATTATTGTTTTGAACGATCCGCCGGATTTGTTCGTGCATGCCGCCGAAGAAATCGCGCACATCGCAGGCGAAGCGGTGTCCTTGCACGGCGAGTTCACGATCTGCTTGTCGGGCGGATCGACTCCCGCCGCGACTTACGAGCTACTCGGAACGCGGTTCCATTACAGCGTCGATTGGAAGGAAGTGCAGTTCTTCTGGGGCGACGAGCGATGCGTCCCGCCCGACAGTCCCGAGAGCAACTATGGGATGGCGAACCGCACCCTTCTCGGCAAGCTGGGACTCCGCCCCGAGCAGGTGCATCGCATGCGCGGCGAACTCGAGCCTGAAAAGGGCGCGCTCGAGTATGAAGCGGAAATCAAGAAATCCCTTTCCGTAGCAGAGGGCGAGTTCCCACGCTTCGATCTGGTCATGCTGGGACTCGGCGACAATCGTCACACCGCGTCGCTATTTCCCGGCGCTCCTGAGATCCACGAACGCAAGCGGCTGGTCGTCGCGGTCGACGTCGACGCAGAGCCCCGCAAGCGACTTTCATTCACCCCGCCGGTCATCAACAACGCACAGCGGGTGATGTTCCTCGCCGCGGGCGCCAACAAAGCCGAAGCCGTCCGCGACATCCTCGAAGGCCCGCGCGATCCCGACAAGTATCCCGCGCAAATAGTATCTCCCACGGGCGGCGAACTCTTCTGGTTCCTCGACAAAGCCGCCGCCAGCCTGTTGACGAAGCGCTGA